A region of Chloroflexota bacterium DNA encodes the following proteins:
- a CDS encoding OsmC family protein codes for MTLRLYADRKAWDLGSVRVELSHERVHARDCAECEQEGSSKIDLIRRYIVVSGAIDEAQAKRLLQISERCPVHRTLEGGPTILTELDVVPG; via the coding sequence ATGACGCTGCGGCTGTATGCCGACAGGAAAGCGTGGGACTTGGGTTCAGTGCGGGTGGAACTCAGCCACGAACGCGTACACGCCCGCGACTGCGCGGAGTGCGAGCAAGAAGGCAGTTCCAAAATCGACCTCATCCGGCGCTACATCGTCGTCTCCGGCGCAATTGACGAAGCCCAGGCCAAGCGGCTCCTGCAAATCTCCGAGCGCTGCCCGGTGCACCGCACGCTTGAGGGCGGCCCGACAATTCTCACTGAGCTCGATGTAGTGCCGGGTTAA
- a CDS encoding winged helix DNA-binding domain-containing protein, with the protein MSARSPYPLYAVLTLALHAQGLGRSLGAISRPGIEDVYAAIERVGWVQIDTLQVVNRAHYVTLWSRLGSYDTSLLDRLLFDDGNASPTNNRRLFEYWAHAACIIPLTLYPYLLPRMRSYREGDNKSYRNWLANAEKQQFVKDVYAAVRESGGSRAADFRTEKRAPGTWWNWDDAKVSLEHLYNIGELAIANRVNFQRIYDIRDRVLPSWVNREEPTEEKALKHLLEISMRAFGVCTPEQVGNYFKLKASEARPLVRGLMEDGTFATVQAQLADGGTHDLLVHRENLPLLDAAADGSLRVRRTTFLNPFDSLFWARGRDRAMWNFHQKLECYVPAPERKWGYFCLPILNKRRLVGRFDPKLERKTGLLRLKALHLESGVKPSDRLAASVARAMRDFMRFHDATDLVIERSDPTEFGTKLMAAM; encoded by the coding sequence ATGAGCGCGCGGTCGCCCTATCCACTGTATGCCGTTCTGACGTTGGCATTGCATGCCCAAGGTCTGGGGAGGTCGCTGGGCGCGATCTCACGACCCGGCATCGAGGATGTCTACGCGGCGATTGAGCGCGTGGGCTGGGTGCAGATCGATACGCTCCAGGTCGTCAACCGCGCGCACTACGTCACACTTTGGAGCAGGCTGGGCAGCTACGACACCTCGCTTCTGGATAGACTCCTCTTTGACGACGGCAATGCATCGCCCACCAACAATCGGAGACTGTTCGAGTACTGGGCGCACGCCGCCTGCATCATCCCCTTGACCCTCTACCCGTATTTGCTGCCGCGCATGCGCAGCTACCGGGAGGGCGATAACAAGTCGTACCGGAATTGGCTGGCCAATGCTGAGAAACAGCAATTTGTGAAAGATGTCTACGCAGCGGTGCGGGAAAGCGGGGGCTCCCGCGCGGCAGACTTTCGCACCGAGAAGCGCGCACCGGGAACATGGTGGAACTGGGACGATGCAAAGGTCTCACTGGAACATCTCTACAACATTGGCGAACTCGCAATCGCCAACCGCGTAAACTTCCAGCGTATTTACGACATTCGTGATCGTGTGCTGCCGTCCTGGGTCAATAGAGAAGAGCCAACGGAGGAAAAGGCGCTAAAGCACTTGCTGGAGATTTCCATGCGGGCATTTGGGGTCTGCACGCCGGAGCAAGTCGGTAACTACTTCAAGCTCAAGGCCAGCGAGGCTCGGCCCCTGGTGAGAGGGCTGATGGAAGATGGCACGTTCGCCACTGTTCAGGCCCAGCTCGCAGATGGTGGAACGCACGATCTCCTCGTGCATCGCGAAAACCTGCCGCTGCTGGATGCCGCGGCAGATGGCTCCCTTCGCGTCCGCCGGACGACGTTTCTCAATCCCTTCGATAGTCTCTTCTGGGCCAGAGGCCGTGACCGCGCCATGTGGAATTTCCATCAGAAGTTGGAGTGCTATGTGCCTGCGCCCGAGCGGAAGTGGGGATACTTCTGTCTGCCAATCTTGAACAAGAGACGCCTGGTCGGCCGCTTTGATCCAAAGCTGGAACGAAAGACCGGCCTGCTCCGGCTGAAGGCGCTTCACCTTGAATCCGGCGTGAAGCCGAGCGACCGGCTGGCGGCCTCCGTCGCCCGCGCCATGCGCGACTTCATGCGCTTTCACGACGCGACGGACCTTGTAATCGAACGCAGCGACCCCACGGAGTTTGGCACAAAACTCATGGCTGCAATGTAA
- a CDS encoding dihydroxy-acid dehydratase, with amino-acid sequence MALRSQKLRDLNRQGDALRMGMDWTVDDLGKPQVLVESVTGCSHPSSVHLGDLVEQAKFGVYTRGGKPAEFYCTDICDGVAQAHAGMSYSLPSRDIISYMTEIHALAHPHDAMVCISTADKAVPGHLMAMARVNLPAIHIPGGTQTNGPCNMSSELMYPLGIMRDKGQITEEELIAKQKHACPTPGACQFMGTASSNQVIAEALGLALPGSALIPAALRELTRMARDAGEQVMTLLEKNIRPRDILTPEAFHNALVLHAAVGGSTNLLIHLPAIAAEVGIEIRPQQFDEIGRKVPVLTDVKTYGTHPVEYIWYCGGVPALMNEVKEFLHLDCLTVTGKSIGENLDDLAESGWFEEIAGYLDNHGVRREEVLYPIEKPYKSGGTIAVLTGNLAPEGAVMKHVAADPRTHQMTGRAVPYDREEDAIEGVTNDEIKPGDVMVIRYEGLRASGMPEMYFCTTVISARPDLEASTAIITDGRYSGAAKGPAIGHVMPEAALGGPLALVEKDDLIEIDVPARSLAIVGVKGERRSPEEVEQILSERRSRWQAPALAHESGVLSLYRRESVTSTNGLPASVTARPQAESTPRP; translated from the coding sequence ATGGCGCTGCGAAGCCAAAAGCTACGAGACCTCAACCGCCAAGGCGATGCCCTGCGCATGGGCATGGACTGGACAGTTGACGATTTGGGCAAGCCGCAGGTGCTGGTGGAGAGTGTGACCGGCTGTTCCCACCCGTCCAGCGTGCATCTCGGCGACCTGGTTGAACAGGCCAAGTTCGGCGTCTACACGCGCGGCGGCAAGCCCGCCGAGTTTTACTGCACCGACATCTGCGACGGCGTGGCGCAAGCCCATGCCGGCATGAGCTATAGCCTGCCCTCGCGGGACATTATCAGCTACATGACGGAGATCCACGCCCTGGCGCATCCCCATGACGCCATGGTGTGCATTTCCACTGCCGACAAGGCTGTGCCCGGCCACCTGATGGCCATGGCGCGCGTGAACCTCCCGGCCATCCACATTCCCGGCGGCACCCAGACGAACGGCCCTTGCAACATGTCGTCGGAGCTCATGTACCCGCTCGGCATCATGCGCGACAAAGGGCAGATCACCGAGGAAGAGCTGATCGCCAAGCAGAAGCACGCCTGTCCCACGCCCGGCGCGTGCCAGTTCATGGGCACTGCCAGCAGCAATCAAGTGATCGCCGAGGCGCTGGGCCTCGCATTGCCGGGCAGCGCGCTCATACCGGCCGCGCTCCGCGAGCTCACCCGCATGGCCCGCGACGCCGGCGAGCAGGTGATGACATTGCTGGAAAAAAATATCCGGCCCCGCGACATTCTGACGCCGGAGGCGTTCCATAACGCGCTTGTGCTCCACGCCGCCGTCGGAGGCTCAACCAACCTTCTCATCCACCTGCCTGCCATCGCCGCGGAGGTCGGCATCGAGATCCGTCCGCAGCAGTTTGACGAGATTGGCAGAAAAGTGCCGGTGCTGACCGACGTGAAGACCTACGGCACCCATCCGGTGGAGTACATCTGGTACTGCGGCGGCGTGCCGGCCCTGATGAATGAGGTCAAGGAATTCCTGCACCTCGACTGCCTTACGGTGACCGGTAAGTCCATCGGCGAGAATCTGGACGACCTGGCAGAGTCCGGCTGGTTCGAGGAGATCGCAGGATATCTGGACAACCACGGCGTCCGCAGGGAAGAAGTGCTCTATCCGATTGAGAAGCCCTACAAATCGGGCGGCACGATTGCCGTGCTTACCGGCAACCTGGCGCCGGAGGGAGCGGTGATGAAGCACGTCGCCGCCGACCCGCGCACGCACCAGATGACGGGACGTGCCGTGCCCTACGACCGCGAAGAGGATGCGATTGAAGGCGTCACAAACGACGAGATCAAACCCGGCGACGTGATGGTCATCCGGTACGAGGGGTTGCGTGCCTCCGGCATGCCGGAAATGTACTTCTGTACTACCGTCATCTCAGCGCGTCCCGATCTGGAAGCAAGCACCGCCATCATCACCGACGGCCGCTATTCCGGCGCCGCCAAAGGCCCGGCCATCGGCCATGTGATGCCGGAAGCCGCTCTGGGCGGCCCGCTTGCTCTCGTGGAAAAGGACGACCTTATCGAAATTGACGTGCCCGCGCGCTCGTTGGCAATTGTGGGCGTAAAAGGTGAGCGGCGGTCGCCGGAGGAAGTTGAGCAGATCCTTTCGGAGCGCCGCAGCCGCTGGCAGGCGCCCGCGCTTGCGCACGAGTCCGGCGTGCTTTCGCTCTATAGGCGCGAGTCTGTTACCTCCACAAACGGTTTGCCGGCAAGTGTCACAGCACGCCCACAGGCAGAATCAACCCCACGCCCATGA
- a CDS encoding SAM-dependent methyltransferase produces MTAEDLVRAAIAKKGRITFAEYMETALYAPGVGYYTASPGHRDASEEPADRHSHSGGSPVSELHAGPPHDYYTSPQLHAVFGAYLARHVARVWQELGEPQHFDVVEMGAGRGILAWDILNGLRNEMPRCWESTRYQLVDRGPGPNVAQREALAAVAAQPIDISHAPSAPVYGIVLSNEFLDALPVHRVRVKGGALQELYVTVREGRLYEVHDAPSCPELGAYVERLGRPPEGWQGEICLAALARWQTLAQVLNQGTVLTIDYGATWQELCSARWVDGTLACYHRHRVGKNPYDRIGSQDITAHVNFSALVEYGEAFGLGTVSLQSQAEYLMGLGIGEELAALAVRPATAETQRAKRAITDLIWPDGLGGFRVLVQEKIAEH; encoded by the coding sequence ATGACGGCAGAGGACCTGGTGCGCGCGGCGATCGCGAAAAAGGGCAGGATAACATTTGCGGAGTATATGGAGACCGCGCTCTATGCGCCGGGAGTGGGTTACTACACTGCATCCCCAGGTCACCGTGATGCGAGCGAAGAGCCCGCTGACAGACATTCACACTCCGGTGGGAGTCCTGTGTCTGAGCTTCACGCCGGCCCGCCGCATGACTACTACACGTCCCCGCAGCTTCACGCGGTCTTTGGCGCATATCTTGCCCGTCACGTGGCGCGGGTCTGGCAAGAACTTGGCGAACCCCAGCACTTTGACGTGGTGGAGATGGGAGCGGGACGGGGTATCCTGGCGTGGGACATTCTCAATGGGTTGCGCAATGAGATGCCGCGGTGTTGGGAGAGTACACGCTACCAGTTGGTTGACCGTGGTCCCGGTCCAAACGTCGCACAGCGGGAGGCGCTCGCCGCGGTTGCCGCGCAACCCATTGACATAAGCCATGCCCCTTCGGCGCCAGTATACGGCATCGTGCTATCCAACGAGTTTCTGGACGCCTTGCCGGTACATCGGGTACGAGTTAAGGGCGGTGCGTTGCAGGAACTTTACGTGACAGTGCGCGAAGGTCGGCTCTACGAAGTGCATGACGCTCCGTCCTGCCCGGAACTTGGAGCTTACGTGGAGCGACTGGGTCGGCCGCCGGAAGGTTGGCAGGGCGAGATTTGCCTGGCGGCTTTGGCGCGGTGGCAAACCCTTGCACAGGTCTTGAATCAGGGCACGGTGCTCACTATAGACTATGGCGCTACGTGGCAGGAGCTGTGCAGCGCACGCTGGGTCGATGGCACACTCGCCTGCTACCACCGCCATCGTGTCGGCAAGAACCCCTATGACCGCATCGGCTCCCAGGACATCACCGCCCACGTAAACTTTTCCGCGCTTGTGGAGTATGGTGAGGCATTCGGCCTGGGTACGGTCAGTTTGCAGTCTCAAGCGGAGTACCTCATGGGACTTGGCATTGGCGAGGAGTTGGCCGCGCTGGCGGTCCGGCCTGCCACGGCAGAGACGCAGCGCGCCAAGCGCGCCATCACCGACCTGATCTGGCCCGATGGTTTGGGTGGTTTTCGGGTATTGGTGCAGGAGAAGATTGCGGAACACTAG
- a CDS encoding DegT/DnrJ/EryC1/StrS family aminotransferase — protein MGKLALTGGTPIVDVPLAIAWPVHDERDERALMEVLQSGAWTRSKSQGAESWVWRFEDAFAAFQDARHGVAVATGSIGMELALKAVGVEPGDEVIIPAATWITVPTAVIAVGGVPVFVDIEPGTYNIDAGKCDAAVTPKTRAVMCVHNGGMPADLDALRSLADKHGITLVGDCAHAHGSQWRGRGVGAIEDAGAFSFQGSKVLPLGEGGMVLTDRDDLRARLYGFHHVNGIVGRPKPAQSLPATNLRMSEWIGALGLVSLERLPKQIATREENVRYLIRGLAEVPGVDSLVWDPRVTRWSFYIWHWRFLGAEFEDIQRDTFLAALKAEGVPTSTGQTAPLYKNPALTEMNCGRTNFPFNAQVYGRKMDYAGVTCPETERIAETEALAFSHTLFLGSRQRMDEILDAVRKIRENVAELHAWERAHGSSSPA, from the coding sequence ATGGGAAAACTTGCATTGACCGGTGGAACGCCAATCGTTGACGTGCCGCTCGCTATAGCCTGGCCGGTACACGATGAGCGCGACGAGCGAGCGCTGATGGAAGTCTTGCAGAGCGGGGCATGGACGCGCTCCAAGTCGCAGGGCGCGGAATCGTGGGTGTGGCGATTTGAAGACGCCTTTGCCGCGTTTCAAGACGCGCGGCACGGCGTAGCGGTCGCTACGGGGTCGATAGGTATGGAACTGGCCCTGAAGGCAGTAGGCGTCGAGCCCGGCGATGAGGTCATCATCCCGGCCGCCACGTGGATAACTGTGCCCACGGCGGTAATTGCTGTGGGCGGGGTGCCTGTTTTCGTGGACATTGAACCCGGCACGTACAACATCGATGCCGGCAAGTGCGACGCCGCCGTTACGCCCAAGACACGGGCGGTCATGTGTGTCCACAATGGGGGCATGCCGGCCGATTTGGACGCGTTGCGCTCACTGGCAGACAAACATGGCATTACGCTCGTTGGCGACTGTGCCCATGCCCACGGCAGCCAGTGGCGAGGCCGCGGCGTGGGCGCGATCGAGGACGCTGGGGCTTTCAGCTTTCAGGGTAGTAAGGTGTTGCCTTTAGGTGAAGGCGGCATGGTGCTAACCGACCGGGACGATCTCCGCGCGCGGCTGTACGGTTTTCACCACGTGAACGGCATTGTGGGACGCCCGAAACCGGCGCAATCGTTGCCAGCCACCAATTTGCGCATGTCGGAATGGATCGGAGCGCTGGGGCTTGTCAGCCTGGAGCGTCTGCCAAAGCAGATTGCGACCCGAGAAGAAAACGTCCGCTATCTGATACGGGGATTGGCTGAGGTCCCTGGTGTGGATAGTTTGGTGTGGGACCCTCGAGTGACGCGGTGGAGCTTCTATATCTGGCATTGGCGTTTCTTGGGCGCGGAATTCGAGGATATTCAACGCGACACCTTTCTGGCCGCGCTGAAGGCTGAAGGTGTTCCAACGAGCACGGGCCAGACTGCGCCGCTTTACAAGAACCCGGCGCTTACCGAAATGAACTGCGGACGAACCAACTTCCCATTCAATGCGCAGGTGTATGGGCGAAAGATGGACTATGCCGGCGTCACGTGTCCGGAAACGGAGCGCATTGCTGAAACTGAAGCGCTCGCTTTCTCGCACACGCTCTTCTTGGGTTCGCGGCAACGGATGGATGAAATCCTTGACGCCGTGCGCAAGATTCGGGAGAATGTCGCTGAACTGCACGCCTGGGAGCGTGCCCACGGCAGCAGTTCCCCCGCGTGA
- the topA gene encoding type I DNA topoisomerase: MAKRKLIVVESPTKARTIKKFLGRNYAVESSMGHVRDLPKSKLGVEVDNDFAPSYVVPRDKSATVKKLTEQAKKASEILLATDPDREGEAIAWHLLEALKRKTKNQDLSAKRVVFHEITKSAVQHALEEPREINADLVDAQQARRVLDRLVGYKMSPFLWRKVQRGLSAGRVQSVALRLIVDREREIEAFDPQEYWSIHATLAKRPGKPALTSSKTQDEFDAELVQVHGKKPDISDADTAQGILAELDSADWTVQKISVRERRRRPSAPYTTSTLQQDASGRLGYGAARTMRLAQQLYEGIEIGGGGQVGLITYMRTDSVQVSGEAIAQVRQFIDQTYGADEVPEEPNRYTSRVKNAQEAHEAIRPTSAMRTPDQMREFLDANQLKLYTLIWQRFVASQMRPALLQTTSVDIVPQRDGSSLAYRFRASATKVKFPGFYRIYRADEEADDEKKSLPPLGEGEEVDLRKVWPDQHFTQPPARFTEASLIRALEEEGIGRPSTYAPILSVIQERTYVERERRSLKPTELGMVVRDILVKHFPDIIKPEFTAGMEEDLDAISRGEKQWTPVLKEFYGGFDAALEKADQEAERVRPPVEETGESCEECGKPLLLRNGRFGKFIGCSGFPQCKNTKPYMDTIGVDCPKCGEGDVVRKLNKRRSVFYSCSRYPDCDFASSRPPTPQTGAVEDKAVKEPAEVAGG; this comes from the coding sequence TTGGCAAAACGGAAACTCATCGTCGTTGAGTCGCCGACTAAGGCGCGCACAATCAAGAAGTTCCTCGGCCGCAACTATGCGGTCGAGTCGTCAATGGGACACGTCCGGGACCTTCCCAAGAGCAAACTTGGCGTAGAAGTCGACAACGACTTTGCGCCCTCCTACGTGGTGCCCCGTGACAAGAGCGCTACGGTCAAGAAGCTTACGGAGCAGGCAAAGAAAGCAAGTGAAATCTTGCTCGCCACCGACCCGGACCGGGAAGGGGAGGCGATAGCGTGGCACCTGCTCGAAGCGCTCAAGCGCAAGACGAAGAACCAGGACCTAAGCGCCAAGCGCGTGGTTTTCCACGAGATAACCAAGAGTGCCGTGCAGCACGCTCTGGAGGAACCGCGCGAAATCAATGCGGACCTTGTGGACGCACAGCAAGCGCGGCGGGTGCTGGATCGATTGGTCGGTTACAAGATGAGCCCGTTTCTCTGGCGCAAAGTCCAACGGGGTTTATCGGCGGGGAGGGTGCAATCGGTTGCGCTCCGCCTCATCGTGGACCGCGAGCGGGAGATCGAGGCGTTCGATCCCCAAGAGTACTGGTCGATTCACGCCACGCTCGCGAAGAGACCCGGCAAGCCCGCGCTGACTTCGTCAAAGACGCAGGATGAGTTCGACGCCGAGCTCGTGCAAGTACACGGCAAGAAGCCCGACATTAGCGATGCGGATACGGCACAGGGCATCCTCGCGGAATTGGACAGCGCTGATTGGACCGTGCAGAAGATATCTGTACGAGAGCGGCGGCGGCGGCCGAGCGCTCCGTACACGACGAGCACCTTGCAGCAAGATGCCTCCGGCCGCTTGGGCTATGGCGCCGCGCGCACTATGCGTCTCGCCCAGCAATTGTATGAGGGCATTGAGATTGGCGGGGGAGGCCAAGTGGGCCTCATCACCTACATGCGTACGGACTCCGTGCAGGTGAGCGGCGAAGCGATTGCACAGGTGCGGCAGTTCATCGATCAGACATACGGCGCGGATGAAGTACCCGAAGAACCAAATCGCTATACATCGCGGGTTAAGAATGCCCAGGAAGCCCACGAAGCAATCCGCCCCACCAGCGCGATGCGGACGCCGGACCAAATGCGAGAGTTTCTGGACGCCAACCAGCTCAAGCTCTATACGCTCATCTGGCAGCGGTTCGTTGCCAGCCAGATGCGCCCGGCCTTGTTGCAGACTACATCGGTAGACATCGTGCCGCAGCGGGATGGCTCAAGCCTGGCGTATCGCTTCCGCGCGTCCGCTACCAAAGTGAAGTTTCCCGGTTTCTATCGGATCTACCGAGCGGACGAGGAGGCAGATGACGAGAAGAAGTCGCTGCCCCCATTGGGAGAAGGCGAGGAAGTAGACCTGCGCAAGGTTTGGCCGGATCAGCACTTCACCCAGCCGCCCGCACGCTTTACCGAGGCAAGCCTCATCCGGGCACTGGAAGAGGAGGGCATCGGCCGGCCGAGCACGTACGCGCCTATCCTATCGGTAATTCAGGAGCGCACCTACGTTGAGCGAGAACGACGCAGCCTTAAGCCCACAGAACTGGGAATGGTGGTGCGAGACATTTTGGTCAAGCACTTCCCCGACATCATCAAACCTGAGTTTACGGCGGGGATGGAAGAAGACCTGGATGCCATATCCCGTGGAGAGAAGCAGTGGACACCGGTCCTCAAGGAATTCTACGGTGGCTTCGATGCCGCGTTAGAGAAGGCCGACCAGGAGGCGGAGCGCGTCAGACCCCCCGTGGAAGAAACCGGCGAGAGTTGTGAAGAGTGCGGCAAGCCTCTTCTCCTTCGCAATGGGCGGTTCGGCAAGTTCATTGGGTGCAGCGGCTTTCCGCAGTGCAAGAACACGAAACCCTACATGGATACCATTGGCGTGGATTGCCCGAAGTGCGGTGAAGGGGACGTGGTGCGCAAACTCAACAAGCGGCGGAGCGTCTTCTATAGCTGCTCCCGGTATCCAGACTGCGACTTTGCAAGTTCGCGTCCTCCTACCCCTCAAACCGGTGCTGTAGAGGACAAGGCCGTCAAGGAACCAGCGGAAGTTGCCGGTGGCTAG
- a CDS encoding ATP-binding protein produces the protein MNNKEEFTLPVFSLRRRFNQLILLVFLLILLAVWGSIAIYFAFTSIRELLQADPAALARTEGAAAPAIAVPIETLQQLSTGLLQALAVGIVIALVLAFIMFTFVTAGVRTVALEVWIRRMGAGDLEYKVEIEGNDELAESARALEELRQRSIKAMQLDLVKELSEDLERKNQELERVLTELQQTQEQIILREKLAELGELTAGVAHEIRNPLNFMKNFSEASDELLAELKVTLDHNAAELDQANRQLIDDICQSLAENLERIRSHGDRANRIVRDMLMLGRGGGAMQLVDINDLLKEHTMLAFHSACALEPDFRLDIEEELDQDAGRVPVISENLGRVFLNMVGNACYATDEKRRLREAQGESYTPTLWIRTKKVADAVEIRIRDNGTGIPADVMEKVFNPFFTTKPADKGTGLGLSLSNDIVRQHGGSIAPTSEPGEFTEMTISIPVS, from the coding sequence GTGAATAACAAGGAAGAATTCACTCTACCCGTCTTCAGTTTGCGCCGTAGATTCAATCAGCTGATTCTGCTTGTATTCCTGTTAATTCTGCTGGCCGTTTGGGGCAGCATTGCCATCTATTTTGCCTTTACGAGTATCCGGGAGTTGCTGCAAGCTGATCCTGCCGCGCTCGCCCGTACGGAAGGGGCCGCCGCTCCCGCGATTGCCGTGCCAATCGAGACTTTGCAGCAGCTATCCACGGGGTTACTGCAGGCGCTGGCCGTAGGCATCGTAATCGCGCTCGTCTTGGCATTTATCATGTTCACGTTTGTCACTGCCGGCGTGCGCACCGTAGCTTTGGAGGTCTGGATTCGCCGCATGGGAGCAGGCGACCTGGAGTACAAAGTTGAGATAGAAGGCAACGACGAACTCGCTGAATCGGCGCGGGCCCTCGAGGAGCTCAGGCAACGTTCCATCAAAGCCATGCAACTGGATCTTGTAAAAGAGCTCTCGGAAGACCTGGAACGCAAGAACCAGGAACTGGAGCGCGTCTTGACTGAGCTTCAGCAGACGCAGGAGCAAATAATCCTTCGCGAAAAGCTCGCTGAGCTTGGCGAGCTAACTGCCGGAGTCGCGCACGAGATCAGGAATCCGCTTAATTTCATGAAGAACTTTTCAGAAGCGTCGGATGAACTGCTTGCCGAGCTAAAAGTGACGCTCGATCATAACGCCGCAGAGCTGGATCAAGCTAACCGGCAGCTCATCGATGACATTTGTCAGAGCTTAGCCGAAAACTTGGAACGCATTCGTTCCCATGGCGATCGCGCGAACCGCATTGTGCGCGACATGCTGATGCTCGGCCGCGGCGGCGGCGCGATGCAGCTCGTGGACATTAATGACTTGCTCAAAGAACATACAATGCTTGCCTTCCACAGTGCTTGCGCCCTGGAGCCGGATTTCCGCTTAGACATCGAAGAAGAGCTCGACCAAGATGCAGGTCGAGTGCCCGTAATCTCAGAAAACCTGGGGCGCGTTTTCCTGAATATGGTCGGAAACGCGTGTTATGCAACGGACGAAAAGCGACGACTGCGCGAAGCCCAAGGTGAATCTTACACGCCGACTCTTTGGATTCGGACAAAGAAAGTAGCAGACGCAGTCGAAATCCGCATTCGAGACAACGGCACCGGTATTCCGGCGGACGTCATGGAAAAGGTGTTCAACCCGTTCTTCACGACAAAGCCGGCCGACAAGGGCACCGGCCTAGGCCTCAGTCTCTCGAATGACATCGTGCGACAGCACGGCGGCTCCATTGCGCCCACGTCCGAACCCGGTGAATTCACGGAGATGACAATCTCCATCCCGGTTTCCTAG
- a CDS encoding M42 family metallopeptidase — protein MELLQRLCETPGIPSREEPIRSVIRAELEPLATTVKVDALGNLIAYRQGQGGPKVMIAAHMDQIGFMARHVDDNGFIRLQPVGGFDPRTLVAQRVRVHGKEDLPGVLMPATKPTHLLDESERGKALQLDDLFVDVGLSGERAKELVPLGTPITFDRTCNDLGDVMVSPAMDDRVSVYVMIEAIRGLGEHAAEVYAVASSQEEVGLRGATVAAFGVEPDIGLALDSTLAVDIPGSTETDRVSKLGDGTAIKIMDSSLICDPRLVEHCRKICSEEDIPHQMEILPRGGTDGGAIQRTRDGVPAITISTPTRYVHTVNEMVNKQDVAATVDLVRRFIETAHEIDLSWE, from the coding sequence ATGGAGCTTTTGCAGCGGCTATGCGAGACCCCGGGCATTCCCAGCCGAGAAGAGCCAATTCGCAGTGTCATCCGCGCTGAACTGGAGCCACTGGCGACCACAGTCAAAGTTGACGCCTTGGGCAATTTGATCGCCTATCGCCAGGGACAGGGCGGCCCCAAAGTCATGATCGCCGCACATATGGACCAGATCGGGTTCATGGCGCGGCATGTAGACGACAACGGCTTCATTCGGCTGCAGCCCGTAGGCGGCTTTGACCCCCGTACCCTGGTAGCCCAACGGGTACGCGTGCACGGCAAGGAAGACTTGCCCGGCGTGCTTATGCCCGCGACCAAGCCAACGCATCTCCTGGACGAATCCGAACGGGGCAAGGCGTTGCAGCTCGACGACCTGTTCGTTGACGTTGGCCTATCGGGCGAGCGAGCGAAAGAACTTGTCCCTCTCGGCACGCCCATCACATTCGACCGCACGTGCAACGATCTTGGCGACGTAATGGTGTCCCCTGCGATGGACGACAGAGTCAGCGTTTACGTCATGATCGAGGCAATCCGCGGTTTGGGCGAGCATGCGGCTGAGGTATACGCCGTCGCATCTTCGCAAGAAGAGGTCGGATTACGCGGTGCGACGGTCGCGGCCTTTGGCGTGGAACCCGATATCGGACTAGCGCTCGACTCGACGTTGGCAGTAGACATTCCCGGAAGCACCGAAACGGACCGCGTATCGAAACTCGGCGACGGCACCGCCATCAAAATCATGGACTCGTCGCTGATTTGCGATCCGCGCTTGGTGGAACACTGCCGCAAGATCTGCAGTGAAGAGGATATCCCCCACCAGATGGAGATTCTGCCGCGCGGCGGGACCGACGGCGGCGCCATTCAGCGGACGCGGGACGGTGTGCCCGCGATCACGATCTCTACGCCCACCCGCTACGTCCACACGGTCAATGAGATGGTGAACAAACAAGACGTAGCCGCCACGGTAGATCTGGTGCGGCGCTTCATCGAGACCGCTCACGAGATCGACCTTAGCTGGGAGTGA